One window of Desulfobacca acetoxidans DSM 11109 genomic DNA carries:
- a CDS encoding helicase-related protein — MTDQPGTERFMVGSAHPTDFRDHPWRLSYRSSATGPGGKPINILHDFYIPVLQWAVRYDRVAGYFRSTSLAAASQGFSAFAGRKGKIRLIVGADLDPKDVQAILNAYAQQGTDGSPTDNLLEQALHGSLDHPEAWPENVCHGVQLLGWLIARQVLEIKVALRVHARSGVPLPFDSVEDGYVHMKWGVFADALGNRMYISGSLNESKTALTLNAENIDVHCEWRGETEQQRVEEADREFQNLWQDQAGGLRVLSLPEAVQQRLINISAGMSRPREIDGASAAPLEISPPSALERLQFALIKDGPLLPGGRFVGLETAPITPWPHQQIVARRVISTWPFSYLLCDEVGLGKTIEAGLIIRSLYLSGLAKRVLIAAPASLTRQWHREMASKFFLPFGRAVGGTPLTHEYLLPVEEKQPAPSLVAPNLTIISTGLLVRAEQQAVLQAAGRYDITLIDEAHYARRKNPTQGLRAEPKLGKLYRVIAEILRPRSTCLLMATATPMQLDPVEVFDLIRLTNRLGPFQYDPGLCQWYYDILSRLVRGQAVTEIDWSFLRQAVLDVQRHDPLYYDYVLRVVVDGRIRLALRRWLDDGQIPRRNDLPGFIRLIFCTAPLSRVMLRHNRSLLEIYRAHDQLHANLAKREILPLPAIRFTPQEQTCYDQLEEYCQKLASHIASGLEADQKAAIGFYLSFLRLRFASSLFAIRQTLERRLAKVKYTLTHLADRGETGQDELDWEDLLDEGDDDQLVAETMLANRKPEDLQWEMQYLHSMLLPLRDLSGTSSKMQVLLRVLGDRRIAGTHRIQPVVIFTRFFDTLTDIVKRLRTIDIRLLIGAYSGQGGQYIDPKTFTLVGVEREEIKRRFLRSEIDILVCTDAAAEGLNLQGADLLINFDLPWNPMKVEQRIGRIDRIGQKYETVYVLNLCYAGSAEEIVYGRLLSRLSQIGLIVGGQQLSLLPVTREEFQELAERKLSEPELEKRAKERAKLAKERIKAREMPAEDLYQIYSRLRQANDASKAPVTLETIWEVLSRSLYLQDLGCQIWAEVEKKTIMLHNIPGIPDGTALTASRDTYEYGIEQLERPLHFATYGDPVFDTLLNHMATFALPECIRRLEIQGPISSLVGYAIASLEKNGQPQIRLLYSGERLNIIQLVEDMSISEADSETLRTELNNLMITENNQPKIAPQIETLNHQAGLSQVTLGYLIIHYLIRFRQKMGTGDEHFWPEVRGLENLCRDKAVILIPDIPKAQVQKLYGLLFDLHIPALGDSARITAPTPIVLGALEATCRLANKLHVRRADLLTRDVLRRLDREINNILS; from the coding sequence ATGACCGATCAGCCTGGAACTGAACGTTTTATGGTGGGCAGCGCCCACCCTACCGACTTTCGCGACCATCCCTGGCGCCTTTCCTATCGCAGTTCCGCCACTGGCCCGGGCGGCAAACCGATCAATATTCTCCACGATTTCTATATTCCAGTGTTACAGTGGGCCGTCCGCTACGACCGGGTGGCGGGATACTTTCGTTCTACCTCCCTGGCTGCGGCTTCCCAGGGCTTTAGCGCTTTTGCTGGCCGGAAGGGGAAAATCCGTTTGATTGTGGGGGCAGATTTAGACCCCAAAGATGTCCAGGCTATTCTCAATGCCTATGCCCAACAGGGGACTGATGGGTCACCAACTGACAACTTGTTGGAGCAGGCTCTCCATGGCAGCCTTGATCACCCTGAAGCTTGGCCGGAAAATGTCTGCCACGGAGTACAGCTTTTGGGGTGGCTTATCGCCAGGCAGGTTTTGGAGATCAAGGTGGCCCTGCGGGTTCATGCCCGCAGCGGTGTGCCACTGCCCTTTGATTCGGTGGAAGATGGCTATGTCCATATGAAATGGGGCGTGTTTGCCGATGCCCTGGGTAATCGGATGTATATCAGTGGCTCCCTGAACGAATCAAAGACAGCCCTCACCCTGAATGCCGAAAACATTGATGTCCACTGTGAATGGCGAGGGGAAACGGAACAGCAAAGAGTGGAGGAAGCAGATCGGGAGTTTCAAAATCTCTGGCAAGATCAGGCGGGCGGGTTGCGGGTGCTCAGCCTCCCAGAAGCCGTCCAGCAACGCTTGATTAACATTTCCGCAGGCATGTCCCGCCCCCGGGAAATTGACGGCGCCAGCGCCGCGCCGCTGGAAATCTCTCCTCCTTCAGCTCTGGAAAGGCTCCAATTTGCCCTCATCAAGGATGGCCCTCTTTTACCGGGAGGCAGGTTTGTCGGACTGGAGACTGCTCCCATTACTCCCTGGCCGCATCAGCAAATCGTGGCGAGGCGGGTCATTTCCACCTGGCCCTTTAGCTATCTCCTCTGCGATGAGGTCGGTTTGGGAAAGACCATTGAAGCGGGGCTGATTATCCGTTCCCTCTATCTGTCCGGTTTGGCGAAACGGGTCCTCATTGCCGCCCCGGCGAGTTTAACCAGACAATGGCACCGAGAAATGGCCAGCAAGTTTTTTCTCCCCTTTGGCCGAGCCGTGGGAGGAACGCCTCTGACCCATGAATATCTTTTACCGGTGGAGGAAAAACAACCTGCGCCATCACTTGTGGCTCCTAATCTCACTATTATTTCCACCGGTTTGCTGGTAAGAGCGGAACAGCAAGCTGTCCTTCAGGCTGCCGGGAGATACGATATAACCCTCATAGATGAGGCCCACTATGCTCGGCGGAAGAATCCGACGCAAGGCCTGCGGGCGGAGCCGAAACTTGGCAAGCTCTACCGGGTTATCGCCGAAATTCTCCGGCCACGGAGTACATGTCTCTTAATGGCCACGGCCACCCCGATGCAATTAGACCCGGTGGAGGTATTCGATCTGATCCGGTTAACGAACCGTTTAGGGCCTTTTCAATACGACCCTGGTTTGTGCCAATGGTATTATGACATATTATCTCGCCTGGTCCGGGGGCAGGCCGTTACAGAGATCGACTGGTCTTTTCTCCGGCAAGCCGTATTGGATGTCCAACGTCATGATCCGCTGTATTATGACTATGTACTCCGGGTGGTGGTGGATGGCAGAATCCGCCTGGCTTTGCGGCGGTGGCTGGATGATGGGCAGATTCCCCGTAGAAATGATTTGCCGGGATTCATCCGCCTGATTTTTTGCACCGCGCCGCTTTCCCGGGTCATGCTGCGTCATAATCGTTCCTTATTGGAAATATATCGCGCCCATGATCAACTCCACGCCAATCTGGCCAAACGGGAAATTCTGCCACTGCCGGCGATTCGTTTTACTCCCCAGGAACAGACCTGTTATGACCAACTGGAAGAATATTGCCAGAAATTAGCCTCGCATATCGCTTCTGGCCTGGAAGCGGACCAGAAGGCGGCTATCGGGTTTTATCTGAGTTTTTTGCGCCTGCGCTTTGCCTCCAGTCTTTTTGCCATTCGTCAAACGTTGGAACGCCGTTTAGCCAAGGTGAAATATACCTTAACCCATTTAGCCGACCGAGGAGAGACGGGTCAGGATGAGCTCGATTGGGAAGACCTTTTAGATGAGGGCGACGATGACCAATTAGTCGCTGAAACCATGCTGGCCAACCGCAAGCCAGAAGACCTGCAATGGGAAATGCAGTATCTGCATTCCATGCTCTTGCCGTTACGTGATCTCTCCGGCACTTCTTCCAAAATGCAGGTTCTGTTGCGGGTGCTTGGCGACCGGAGAATCGCGGGTACCCATCGCATCCAGCCGGTGGTGATTTTTACCCGCTTTTTCGACACCCTTACCGATATTGTCAAGAGGCTCCGTACCATTGATATCCGTCTGCTCATCGGCGCCTATTCCGGCCAGGGGGGACAGTATATTGATCCGAAAACCTTTACCTTAGTCGGAGTCGAAAGAGAGGAGATCAAACGGCGATTCCTCCGGAGTGAGATTGACATATTAGTCTGCACCGACGCCGCCGCTGAAGGGTTAAACCTGCAAGGCGCCGATCTTTTGATTAATTTTGATTTACCCTGGAATCCCATGAAAGTTGAGCAGCGCATCGGTCGTATAGATCGCATCGGGCAAAAATATGAGACTGTTTATGTGCTTAATTTGTGCTACGCAGGATCGGCGGAAGAAATCGTTTATGGGAGACTGCTCAGTCGATTAAGCCAGATCGGTTTGATTGTGGGCGGGCAACAATTGTCGCTGCTGCCCGTTACCAGGGAAGAATTCCAAGAATTGGCAGAAAGAAAGCTCAGTGAACCGGAGTTGGAAAAGCGTGCCAAAGAGAGAGCGAAACTGGCCAAAGAGCGGATCAAAGCCCGAGAAATGCCTGCCGAAGACCTGTATCAGATCTATTCCAGGCTCAGACAGGCAAATGATGCAAGTAAGGCCCCGGTTACCTTAGAGACTATCTGGGAGGTCCTCTCCCGTTCTCTTTACCTACAGGATTTAGGTTGTCAGATCTGGGCCGAGGTGGAGAAGAAGACCATAATGTTACACAATATCCCCGGAATTCCTGATGGCACCGCCCTCACTGCTTCCCGGGATACCTATGAGTATGGCATTGAACAGTTGGAGCGGCCCCTGCATTTTGCCACCTATGGCGATCCTGTCTTTGATACCTTATTGAATCATATGGCGACGTTTGCATTGCCCGAATGTATCAGGCGATTGGAAATTCAAGGACCAATAAGTTCTTTGGTGGGCTATGCCATAGCATCGTTAGAAAAAAACGGCCAACCACAAATCAGGTTACTTTACTCAGGGGAACGTCTCAATATAATTCAATTAGTCGAGGATATGTCTATTTCCGAGGCGGACAGCGAAACTCTCCGGACAGAACTGAATAACCTGATGATTACGGAGAATAACCAACCTAAAATTGCTCCCCAGATTGAAACCCTCAACCACCAAGCAGGGCTTTCTCAGGTGACACTCGGTTATTTAATCATCCATTATCTTATTCGGTTTCGGCAAAAAATGGGGACCGGTGACGAGCATTTCTGGCCGGAGGTCAGGGGGCTGGAAAATTTGTGCCGCGATAAAGCAGTCATTCTGATTCCTGATATCCCGAAGGCTCAGGTCCAGAAACTTTACGGTCTGCTATTCGATCTGCATATTCCGGCATTGGGAGATAGCGCTAGAATTACTGCTCCAACCCCAATAGTTCTCGGAGCTCTGGAGGCAACCTGTCGGTTAGCAAATAAATTGCACGTGAGGAGGGCTGATTTGCTGACTAGAGATGTCCTGAGAAGATTAGATCGGGAAATTAACAATATCCTGTCATAA
- a CDS encoding DUF1156 domain-containing protein, with translation MNFSDKRLIEHGFPCHQVGAETQRERGASSALPPLYYLHVWWARRPLTPSRAAILASLLPADTDPERFIRRLGIEKVQVLVRGQAWTLTGGLLGKIQRDGAGREFLAVDAAVVRALARENQQRLENRALIAQLQAKDPGIASDPVVQRWHRESQPLANLWPEEGEELPVQRVMGDPAWYKQLLAICKVYNTRIPNLYGYDRAFANPTNPTDLEPRDIIILDPTAGGGSIPFEALRLGYKVFANELNAIAATILYGTLDYPAKYGIGLLDKIENYGKILLEALDDQLSNIFPKIGKLPKQEKNELENYLWHCPEYSLKFDKEEVTTFLYTRQVTCPHCRGEAPLLNSCWLSKEAGDAWGVQVIPDGSLKQGRVRFATYRVQKGKGPNGEDPNLATVKDAVGTCVHCRQAIDGDEIKAQARGESPLGQWQDRLYCVVAQRLEPVLDKTGQPVRYASGGKKGEIKTRKVRFFRPPNEGDLEALKEAERRLREKWPRWEAQGLIPTEKFPEGNDNRPISYGMPRWCDMFTPRQLLGHLTLVEGLNALKPQIIEALGFEKGRAVVTYLQFAIDKGVDYNSRQTRWEYTRGIVKGNFGRHDFSLKWTFGEMIFTGPNSGASWGLSQVLDAYAGIAALVEPVHRHNSNSLPLTILHGTAAHMPQVPDRSVDLVCMDPPYYNNVQYAELSDYFYVWQKRTLKDLYPELFNRRLTNKQEEAVANPARDGSAKGAKTAYERMMGEIFAECRRVLKDEGLLTLMFTHKSQDAWEALIRSLIESGWIISASFPVESEAAESMHQKNLSSAASSIFLSCRKREEEPALPAMWTGLGGQGVQVQIRQAVEAGLQEFAPLQLNPVDQMVACYGRALRVLSEQWPVMDGDEPVSPLRAMNEASRVVAEHQIGRLTEGRLSVDDLDPETALGLTAFGIWGLHDFAFDEALNLSKSLNIALVTKAGGYRLEGRMAGVNQETAAGRAKRPRGQEHQEASGYSAPLVKKGSKLRLAQPEERSPQRLADPLTDWDVVQGVVMAYRQGDIPLVRDYLDRRAADKKGKIKDLLQVWAAEVDDQALRQEGEAILFGLR, from the coding sequence ATGAATTTTTCTGACAAGCGCCTCATCGAACACGGCTTCCCCTGCCACCAGGTGGGGGCGGAGACCCAACGGGAACGGGGAGCCAGTTCTGCTTTGCCACCTCTCTATTATTTGCATGTCTGGTGGGCCCGCCGGCCTTTGACCCCCAGCCGGGCGGCCATCCTGGCGTCCCTTCTCCCGGCGGACACCGACCCGGAGAGGTTCATCCGCCGTCTGGGCATTGAAAAAGTTCAGGTCCTGGTGCGCGGCCAGGCGTGGACGTTGACGGGGGGCCTTCTGGGAAAAATCCAACGCGACGGGGCAGGACGGGAATTCCTCGCCGTGGATGCCGCGGTGGTGCGGGCCTTGGCGCGAGAGAACCAACAACGGTTGGAAAACCGGGCGTTGATAGCCCAGTTGCAGGCCAAAGACCCAGGAATAGCCAGCGATCCGGTGGTGCAGCGGTGGCATAGGGAAAGTCAGCCTCTGGCCAACCTATGGCCTGAGGAAGGAGAAGAACTACCGGTGCAAAGGGTGATGGGGGACCCGGCGTGGTATAAACAATTGCTTGCTATTTGTAAAGTATATAATACGAGGATACCTAACCTCTATGGATACGATAGAGCATTTGCCAATCCAACCAATCCAACCGATTTAGAACCTCGTGATATCATTATATTAGACCCAACTGCGGGAGGTGGCTCGATACCCTTTGAAGCTTTGCGACTGGGCTATAAAGTTTTTGCTAACGAACTCAATGCTATAGCAGCAACAATTCTTTACGGCACATTAGATTATCCAGCCAAATACGGCATTGGTTTGTTAGATAAGATCGAAAATTATGGAAAGATATTATTAGAAGCTTTGGACGATCAACTATCTAATATTTTTCCTAAAATAGGGAAATTGCCAAAACAAGAAAAGAATGAATTAGAAAATTATCTATGGCACTGCCCTGAATATTCACTAAAGTTCGATAAAGAAGAAGTTACAACTTTCCTCTACACCCGGCAAGTCACCTGCCCCCACTGCCGGGGGGAAGCGCCGCTCTTAAATTCCTGTTGGCTGTCCAAAGAAGCCGGCGATGCCTGGGGGGTGCAGGTTATTCCCGATGGCAGTCTTAAACAGGGTAGGGTTCGCTTTGCCACCTACCGGGTACAGAAGGGAAAAGGCCCCAACGGCGAAGACCCCAACCTGGCCACAGTGAAGGACGCGGTGGGAACTTGCGTGCACTGCCGCCAGGCCATTGACGGCGATGAAATCAAGGCCCAGGCCCGGGGCGAGTCGCCTTTGGGGCAATGGCAGGATCGGCTGTATTGCGTAGTGGCCCAGCGTCTGGAGCCGGTGTTGGACAAAACCGGCCAACCGGTGCGTTATGCCAGTGGCGGGAAAAAAGGCGAGATCAAGACCCGCAAGGTGCGCTTCTTTCGGCCCCCCAACGAGGGGGACCTGGAGGCCCTCAAGGAGGCCGAACGGCGATTAAGGGAAAAATGGCCCCGGTGGGAGGCTCAGGGGCTTATCCCCACAGAGAAATTTCCTGAGGGCAACGATAACCGGCCTATTTCCTATGGCATGCCCCGCTGGTGCGACATGTTCACCCCCCGGCAGCTCCTGGGCCACCTCACCCTGGTGGAGGGGCTGAATGCGCTCAAGCCTCAGATTATTGAGGCATTGGGCTTTGAGAAAGGCCGGGCCGTGGTGACCTATCTGCAATTCGCCATTGATAAGGGAGTGGATTATAATAGTCGGCAGACAAGGTGGGAATATACGAGAGGGATAGTAAAAGGAAACTTTGGTCGCCATGATTTTTCCCTGAAATGGACCTTTGGGGAAATGATTTTCACCGGCCCCAATTCCGGTGCATCTTGGGGTTTGTCACAGGTGTTGGATGCCTACGCCGGGATTGCCGCCCTGGTGGAGCCGGTTCACCGCCATAACTCTAACTCGCTGCCCTTGACCATTCTGCACGGCACCGCGGCCCATATGCCGCAGGTACCTGACCGATCCGTGGACCTGGTGTGCATGGACCCGCCCTATTACAATAATGTGCAGTATGCCGAGCTTTCGGATTATTTCTATGTCTGGCAGAAACGCACCCTGAAAGACCTCTATCCTGAGCTTTTCAACCGCCGCCTCACCAACAAGCAGGAGGAGGCAGTGGCCAACCCGGCCCGGGACGGCTCCGCTAAGGGTGCCAAGACGGCGTATGAACGCATGATGGGAGAGATCTTCGCTGAATGCCGCCGGGTTTTGAAAGATGAGGGGCTGCTGACCCTCATGTTCACCCATAAGAGTCAGGATGCCTGGGAGGCGCTCATCCGGTCACTGATAGAATCGGGCTGGATAATCTCCGCCTCATTTCCGGTGGAATCGGAAGCCGCTGAATCAATGCACCAAAAAAACCTTTCTTCTGCCGCCAGCTCCATTTTTCTCTCCTGCCGCAAGCGGGAGGAGGAGCCGGCCTTACCAGCCATGTGGACCGGTTTGGGGGGACAGGGGGTGCAGGTGCAGATCCGGCAGGCAGTGGAGGCCGGGTTGCAGGAGTTCGCCCCGCTGCAGCTCAATCCGGTGGATCAGATGGTGGCCTGCTATGGCCGGGCCCTGCGGGTGTTGTCGGAGCAGTGGCCGGTTATGGACGGCGATGAGCCGGTATCGCCGTTGCGGGCCATGAACGAAGCCAGCCGGGTCGTGGCGGAGCATCAGATAGGGCGGCTCACCGAGGGGCGGTTGAGCGTCGACGACCTGGACCCGGAAACCGCCTTGGGGCTCACCGCCTTCGGCATCTGGGGTCTGCATGACTTTGCCTTTGACGAGGCCCTGAACCTTTCCAAGTCGCTGAATATCGCCCTGGTAACCAAAGCGGGCGGTTATCGTCTGGAAGGCCGCATGGCGGGCGTCAATCAGGAAACCGCGGCGGGAAGGGCCAAAAGGCCGCGGGGCCAAGAACACCAGGAGGCCAGCGGCTACAGCGCCCCCTTGGTAAAAAAAGGCTCTAAGTTGCGGCTGGCCCAACCGGAAGAGCGCAGCCCGCAGCGGCTGGCCGATCCCTTGACTGACTGGGATGTGGTGCAGGGAGTCGTCATGGCTTACCGCCAGGGGGACATCCCCCTGGTGCGGGATTATCTGGACAGGCGCGCCGCGGATAAGAAAGGCAAGATCAAAGACCTGCTTCAGGTCTGGGCCGCGGAGGTGGATGATCAAGCTTTGCGGCAAGAAGGGGAAGCGATTCTTTTCGGGCTGAGATAA
- a CDS encoding phospholipase D family nuclease: protein MATNYRSQPCIRPKQLTIILLLWLTAVVSAPLPAAAEPFSQSAQWELYFSPKGGATKAIVNTLNQARQSILVQAYSFTSAPIAKALVQAHKRGVKVEVILDKSQRSKKYSSADFLVNAGIPTYIDAAHAIAHNKVMIIDDQTVITGSFNFTRAAEERNAENLLIIQDTRLALRYLENWRQHSEHSEKYVGKQVPGRQPVGESDGMLDRMMNFLEKELGGTQR from the coding sequence CTTGTATTCGCCCCAAGCAACTTACAATAATCCTGCTGCTATGGCTTACCGCTGTTGTATCGGCGCCCCTGCCAGCGGCGGCGGAGCCGTTCAGTCAATCGGCCCAATGGGAGCTTTATTTTTCTCCCAAGGGCGGGGCTACCAAAGCCATCGTTAACACCCTGAATCAGGCCCGACAGAGTATCTTGGTCCAGGCATATTCCTTTACGTCTGCCCCGATTGCCAAAGCCTTGGTGCAGGCCCACAAACGCGGGGTCAAGGTGGAGGTTATCCTGGATAAGAGCCAACGCTCTAAGAAATACTCCTCGGCCGATTTTCTGGTCAATGCCGGCATACCGACCTATATTGATGCCGCCCACGCTATCGCCCATAATAAAGTTATGATTATCGACGACCAGACGGTTATTACCGGCTCTTTCAACTTCACCCGGGCGGCTGAGGAGAGGAACGCCGAAAATCTGCTCATCATCCAGGATACTCGGTTGGCGTTGCGTTATCTGGAGAACTGGCGCCAGCACTCCGAACACTCCGAGAAGTATGTCGGTAAACAGGTTCCCGGCAGGCAACCGGTCGGAGAAAGCGACGGCATGCTTGACAGAATGATGAATTTCCTTGAAAAAGAACTAGGCGGAACGCAGAGGTAG